From Rhodovastum atsumiense, a single genomic window includes:
- the gnd gene encoding phosphogluconate dehydrogenase (NAD(+)-dependent, decarboxylating), translated as MEIGLFGLGRMGGNICRRLLRAGHRCVVFNRSPEPVRLAVADGAVAAESLADLVRQLTPPRAVWVMLPAGRTTGQAVAELASLLQPGDTVIDGGNSFYKDDIRRARELAARDIAYLDVGTSGGIWGLERGYCLMIGGDATAVARLDPIFAALAPGLGTIPRTPGREGRDSRVEQGYLHCGPAGSGHFVKMIHNGIEYGLMQAYAEGFDILRNRASDALPEDERFVLDTADIAEVWRRGSVVSSWLLDLSAAALAEDVQLTAFSGEVQDSGEGRWTIQAAVEEAVPAPVLSASLYARFRSRTSHTFGDKLLSAMRFKFGGHVELPHRPGAES; from the coding sequence ATGGAAATCGGACTCTTCGGCCTCGGCCGGATGGGCGGCAACATCTGCCGGCGGCTGCTGCGGGCAGGTCATCGCTGCGTGGTCTTCAACCGGAGCCCGGAGCCGGTCCGGCTGGCCGTGGCGGATGGCGCGGTGGCAGCGGAGAGCCTGGCCGACCTGGTGCGCCAGTTGACGCCGCCGCGCGCGGTCTGGGTCATGCTGCCCGCCGGCCGGACCACCGGGCAGGCGGTGGCGGAGCTCGCCAGCCTGCTGCAGCCCGGCGACACCGTCATCGATGGCGGCAACAGCTTCTACAAGGACGACATCCGGCGTGCCCGTGAGCTGGCGGCGCGTGACATCGCCTATCTGGACGTCGGCACCTCCGGTGGCATCTGGGGGCTGGAGCGTGGCTACTGCCTGATGATCGGCGGCGATGCCACGGCGGTCGCGCGGCTGGACCCGATCTTCGCGGCACTGGCGCCGGGGCTCGGCACCATCCCGCGCACCCCCGGACGGGAGGGACGCGATTCCCGGGTGGAGCAGGGCTATCTGCACTGCGGCCCGGCCGGCAGCGGCCATTTCGTCAAGATGATCCACAACGGCATCGAGTACGGGCTGATGCAGGCCTATGCCGAAGGTTTCGACATCCTGCGCAACCGCGCCTCGGACGCGTTGCCGGAGGACGAGCGCTTCGTGCTCGACACCGCCGACATCGCCGAGGTCTGGCGGCGCGGCAGCGTCGTATCTTCCTGGCTGCTCGATCTCTCCGCCGCGGCGCTGGCGGAGGATGTGCAGCTCACGGCGTTTTCCGGCGAGGTGCAGGACAGCGGCGAGGGACGCTGGACGATCCAGGCAGCGGTGGAGGAAGCCGTGCCGGCGCCCGTGCTCTCGGCCTCGCTCTATGCCCGGTTCCGTTCGCGGACCTCGCACACCTTCGGCGACAAGCTGCTGAGCGCCATGCGCTTCAAGTTCGGCGGCCATGTGGAGCTGCCGCACCGGCCGGGGGCGGAGAGCTGA
- the tal gene encoding transaldolase: MSTHLTTNPVQHLAAFGQSPWLDFIRRGFIADGSLQRLVEVDGLKGLTSNPSIFEKAMGEGSDYDDGFRALAAGADRTPQEIYECLAVEDIQAACDVLRRVYDATHRIDGYVSLEVSPGLALQTKETITEARRLWAAVARPNLMVKVPGTEAGGPAIRRLIAEGININVTLLFARSAYAAVAEAFIAGLEERAASGHDISGVASVASFFVSRIDTVMDREIDRRAEAAGEDAAALRQLRGRIAIANARLAYAHYQDLVAGPRWRALRGAMPQRLLWASTGVKDKAYRDVMYVEELIGPDTVNTMPPATLDAFRDHGRPRASLVEGVEEAREVLATAERLGLDLDAATENLVVDGVRQFIDAADRLLGAVAARRAATPARG; the protein is encoded by the coding sequence ATGAGCACCCACCTGACGACCAATCCCGTGCAACACCTGGCGGCGTTCGGCCAGTCACCCTGGCTCGACTTCATCCGCCGCGGCTTCATTGCCGATGGCTCGCTGCAGCGCCTGGTGGAGGTGGACGGGCTGAAGGGCCTCACCTCCAATCCGTCCATCTTCGAGAAGGCGATGGGCGAGGGCAGTGATTACGACGACGGCTTCCGCGCCCTGGCGGCCGGGGCGGACCGCACGCCGCAGGAGATCTACGAGTGCCTTGCCGTCGAGGACATCCAGGCTGCCTGCGACGTGCTGCGCCGGGTCTACGACGCGACGCACCGCATCGACGGCTATGTGTCCCTTGAGGTCTCACCTGGTCTTGCACTGCAGACAAAGGAAACCATCACCGAGGCGCGCCGGCTCTGGGCCGCGGTGGCCCGGCCCAACCTGATGGTCAAGGTGCCCGGGACCGAGGCCGGCGGGCCGGCGATCCGGCGGCTGATCGCCGAGGGGATAAACATCAACGTGACGCTGTTGTTTGCCCGCAGCGCCTATGCCGCCGTGGCCGAGGCCTTTATCGCCGGGCTGGAGGAACGGGCCGCGTCCGGGCATGACATCAGCGGTGTGGCCAGCGTCGCCAGCTTCTTCGTCAGTCGCATCGACACCGTCATGGACCGGGAGATCGACCGCCGCGCGGAGGCCGCGGGGGAGGACGCCGCCGCGCTGCGCCAGTTGCGCGGCCGGATCGCCATCGCCAATGCCAGGCTCGCCTACGCCCATTACCAGGATCTGGTGGCGGGCCCGCGCTGGCGCGCTCTGCGCGGCGCCATGCCGCAGCGGCTGCTCTGGGCCAGCACCGGTGTGAAGGACAAGGCCTATCGCGACGTCATGTATGTGGAGGAGCTGATCGGACCGGACACGGTCAATACCATGCCGCCGGCGACACTGGACGCTTTCCGCGATCACGGCCGTCCGCGGGCCTCGCTGGTCGAGGGCGTGGAGGAAGCGCGCGAGGTGCTGGCCACGGCGGAGCGGCTTGGCCTCGATCTCGATGCCGCCACCGAAAACCTGGTGGTGGACGGCGTGCGCCAGTTCATCGATGCGGCGGACCGGCTGCTCGGCGCCGTGGCGGCGAGGCGTGCGGCGACGCCGGCACGCGGATAG
- the tkt gene encoding transketolase produces the protein MSGKHDHGTGMEAGLPVDWLCINTIRTLAMDAVQKAKSGHPGTPMALAPVAYTLWQGVLRYDPAHPSWPDRDRFVLSVGHASMLLYALLHLTGVRDGEAGGEAVSLDDIKAFRQLGSRTPGHPEYRLTAGVETTTGPLGQGVANSVGMAMAQRWLAARYNRPGFSLFDHRVWAMCGDGDMMEGVSNEAASLAGHLRLSNLTWIYDSNAITIEGATSLTFSDDVGRRFEAYGWAVRQVADANDTAAVADALQTRADDRPTLILVRSIIGYGAPHRQGTREAHGEPLGEEEVRLAKHAYGWPEDAHFLVPEAVRAHFAAGVGRRGARLHAEWEDLRQRYRAAHPDLSQELDLMERGDLPEGWDADIPVFPADANGVASRDSSQKVLNAIAPRLPWLLGGAADLAPSTKSNLTFAGAGSFAADNPGGRNLHFGIREHAMGSIANGLALAWLRPYASGFLIFSDYMRPPIRLSSIMELPVIYIFTHDSIGVGEDGPTHQPVEQLASLRAIPGLLVIRPADANEVAEAWRIAVTHKSRPTCLVLSRQNLPTLDRATLTPASGLARGAYVLAEADGGAPEVILIASGSEVSLALAARERLAAEGVRTRVVSMPSWELFEEQPETYRAQVLPPDIPGRVAIEQAAVLGWDRYVGSAGTIIGMRSFGASAPLAVLQDKFGFTPERVAEEGRRQAALTRAAGKEALP, from the coding sequence ATGAGTGGCAAACATGATCACGGGACGGGCATGGAAGCCGGCCTGCCTGTCGACTGGCTATGCATCAACACCATCCGCACCCTGGCCATGGACGCGGTGCAGAAGGCGAAGTCCGGGCATCCCGGCACGCCCATGGCGCTCGCGCCGGTGGCCTACACGCTCTGGCAGGGCGTGCTGCGCTACGATCCCGCCCATCCGTCCTGGCCCGATCGCGACCGTTTCGTGCTGTCGGTCGGGCACGCCTCCATGCTGCTGTACGCGCTGCTGCACCTGACGGGCGTACGCGATGGGGAGGCCGGCGGCGAAGCGGTTTCCCTTGATGACATCAAGGCCTTCCGCCAGCTCGGCAGCCGTACGCCCGGCCATCCGGAATATCGCCTGACCGCGGGGGTGGAGACCACCACGGGGCCATTGGGCCAGGGGGTGGCGAACAGCGTGGGCATGGCGATGGCACAGCGCTGGCTGGCTGCGCGGTACAACCGGCCAGGCTTTTCCCTGTTCGACCATCGCGTCTGGGCCATGTGCGGCGATGGCGACATGATGGAGGGCGTCTCCAACGAGGCGGCGTCGCTCGCGGGCCATTTGCGGCTGTCGAACCTGACCTGGATCTACGACAGCAACGCCATCACCATCGAGGGCGCGACGAGCCTCACCTTCAGCGACGACGTCGGCCGCCGGTTCGAAGCCTATGGCTGGGCGGTGCGGCAGGTGGCCGATGCGAACGACACGGCGGCAGTGGCAGACGCGCTGCAAACCCGCGCGGATGACCGGCCAACCCTGATCCTGGTGCGCAGCATCATCGGCTACGGCGCCCCCCACCGGCAGGGCACGCGCGAGGCGCATGGCGAGCCGCTGGGAGAGGAGGAAGTGCGCCTTGCCAAGCACGCCTATGGCTGGCCGGAGGACGCGCATTTCCTGGTGCCCGAGGCGGTGCGCGCGCATTTCGCCGCCGGGGTCGGCCGGCGTGGCGCCCGGCTCCATGCCGAATGGGAGGATTTGCGGCAGCGCTACCGCGCCGCACATCCGGATCTGTCGCAGGAGCTGGATCTGATGGAGCGGGGCGACCTGCCCGAGGGCTGGGATGCCGATATCCCCGTTTTCCCCGCCGATGCGAATGGCGTGGCCAGCCGCGATTCTTCCCAGAAGGTGCTGAACGCGATCGCGCCGCGCCTGCCATGGCTGTTGGGCGGTGCCGCCGACCTCGCCCCTTCGACCAAGAGCAATCTCACCTTTGCGGGAGCCGGGAGTTTCGCGGCGGACAATCCGGGTGGGCGCAACCTGCATTTCGGCATCCGCGAGCATGCCATGGGCTCGATCGCGAACGGCCTGGCGCTGGCATGGCTGCGTCCCTACGCGTCGGGGTTCCTGATCTTCAGCGACTACATGCGCCCGCCGATCCGGCTGTCGTCCATCATGGAACTGCCGGTGATCTATATCTTTACCCATGACAGCATCGGTGTCGGCGAGGACGGGCCGACGCACCAGCCGGTCGAACAGTTGGCCAGCCTGCGCGCCATTCCCGGCCTGCTGGTGATCCGGCCAGCCGATGCCAATGAGGTGGCGGAAGCCTGGCGGATTGCCGTGACCCATAAATCCCGTCCGACCTGCCTGGTGCTCAGCCGGCAGAATCTGCCGACGCTGGATCGTGCCACCTTGACGCCCGCCTCGGGGCTGGCGCGCGGCGCCTATGTGCTGGCCGAGGCGGACGGCGGGGCGCCGGAGGTGATCCTGATCGCCAGCGGCAGCGAGGTGAGCCTCGCCCTTGCCGCGCGCGAGCGCCTCGCCGCCGAGGGCGTGCGCACGCGCGTTGTCTCCATGCCATCCTGGGAATTGTTCGAGGAGCAGCCGGAGACGTATCGCGCCCAGGTGTTGCCGCCGGACATCCCGGGCCGGGTCGCCATCGAGCAGGCGGCGGTGCTGGGCTGGGACCGCTATGTCGGATCGGCTGGCACCATCATCGGCATGCGCAGCTTCGGCGCGTCGGCGCCGCTGGCGGTGCTGCAGGACAAGTTCGGGTTCACGCCGGAGCGGGTCGCCGAGGAGGGGCGCCGCCAGGCCGCCCTGACCCGCGCCGCAGGCAAGGAAGCATTGCCATGA
- a CDS encoding YdhR family protein, translating to MSVLLQVNFTPGPSQVAQTEDDKLESARRIAELPGLSWKIWIHDEENTTRGGIYLFDDLAHARDWGEEQLRSRLTEAGASDISIRYFTISEAPSRITRAPLEAHEAADA from the coding sequence ATGTCTGTCCTGTTGCAGGTCAACTTCACGCCGGGCCCGTCCCAGGTCGCGCAGACCGAGGACGACAAGCTCGAATCCGCCCGCCGGATCGCCGAACTTCCCGGGCTTTCCTGGAAAATCTGGATCCACGACGAGGAGAACACCACGCGTGGTGGCATCTACCTGTTCGATGATCTCGCCCACGCCCGTGACTGGGGCGAGGAGCAGTTGCGCTCGCGCCTGACCGAAGCCGGCGCAAGCGACATCTCCATCCGCTATTTCACCATCAGCGAGGCCCCCAGCCGCATCACCCGTGCGCCCCTCGAGGCCCACGAAGCCGCCGACGCCTGA
- a CDS encoding rhodanese-like domain-containing protein: protein MTLITQPLATDSAAQSPAVLPATITPEELRRIALSGAEIAVVDVREGDAYINGGHISIAVELPLSELELKALALLPRRGITLAVTDDDGESLAPLAARRLAAIGYTDVRVLAGGLAGWVAAGFRLITGQHALSKALGEVIERRDHTPRITAEELRDRFAAGEEFVVFDTRPLDEFHFISLPEGIAAPGAELLHRVFDAVPSSQTPIVVNCAGRTRAIIGAQALINAGLPNPVVSLENGTAAWQLAGLAPVHGATREAARPSATGLTKAKEAQHRLAQRFGIVPLSPEQLTAFRNAADARTLYLYDIRTAGEFAAGHLPGSRHAAGGQLVQNTDRFIGTRQGRIVLIDDADLVRATITASWLLQLGLADVHVYPASPGELNETGPVDDPLPPLPAPAATIAPQALSRLLAGNHAVVIDLDPAEPYHRIRRHIPGARVGRRGTLAARLASLPDTIPVVLTSKDGRLAALAAADLHGATSRELLVLEGGTDGWIDAGLGFETGVDQLPLDPSEALPQPLTLDQRRAYFDSYVAWGHVIGEELAQDGLVQFPRFSP, encoded by the coding sequence ATGACGCTGATCACCCAACCGCTGGCCACGGACAGCGCGGCGCAGTCGCCCGCTGTCCTGCCTGCGACCATCACGCCCGAGGAGTTGCGCCGGATCGCATTGAGCGGCGCCGAAATCGCCGTGGTGGATGTGCGCGAGGGCGATGCCTACATCAATGGCGGGCACATCTCGATCGCCGTCGAGTTGCCGCTGAGCGAGCTGGAGTTGAAGGCGCTGGCGCTGCTGCCGCGGCGCGGCATCACACTGGCGGTAACCGACGATGACGGCGAGAGCCTCGCCCCCCTGGCGGCACGGCGGCTTGCCGCCATCGGCTATACCGACGTGCGGGTGCTGGCCGGCGGGCTCGCCGGCTGGGTGGCGGCGGGTTTTCGCCTGATTACCGGCCAGCATGCGCTGAGCAAGGCGCTCGGCGAGGTGATCGAGCGTCGCGACCACACGCCGCGCATCACCGCCGAAGAGCTGCGCGACCGCTTCGCCGCAGGCGAAGAGTTCGTGGTGTTCGACACCCGCCCGCTCGACGAGTTCCATTTCATCTCGCTGCCGGAGGGCATTGCCGCCCCTGGCGCGGAATTGCTGCATCGCGTGTTCGATGCGGTGCCTTCGTCACAGACGCCGATCGTGGTCAACTGCGCCGGCCGGACGCGCGCGATCATCGGCGCCCAGGCGCTGATCAATGCCGGACTGCCCAACCCGGTGGTCTCGCTGGAGAACGGCACCGCCGCCTGGCAGCTCGCCGGTCTAGCCCCGGTGCATGGCGCCACGCGCGAAGCCGCCCGGCCGTCCGCGACAGGGCTGACAAAGGCGAAGGAGGCGCAACACCGCCTCGCGCAACGCTTCGGCATCGTGCCGCTCTCGCCAGAGCAGCTCACGGCCTTTCGCAACGCGGCTGATGCGCGAACACTCTATCTCTACGACATCCGCACCGCGGGGGAGTTCGCCGCGGGCCACCTGCCCGGCAGCCGCCATGCCGCCGGCGGCCAACTGGTGCAGAATACCGATCGCTTCATCGGCACGCGACAGGGACGCATCGTGCTGATCGACGATGCCGACCTGGTGCGCGCCACCATCACCGCTTCCTGGCTGCTGCAACTCGGCCTTGCCGACGTCCACGTCTATCCCGCCTCTCCCGGGGAACTGAATGAAACCGGGCCGGTCGACGACCCGCTGCCACCCTTGCCGGCGCCGGCGGCAACGATCGCGCCGCAGGCACTCTCCCGCCTGCTTGCCGGCAACCACGCCGTGGTGATCGACCTCGATCCGGCGGAACCCTATCACCGGATCCGCCGCCATATCCCCGGCGCACGCGTCGGCCGGCGCGGCACGCTCGCGGCCCGTCTCGCCAGCCTGCCGGATACGATACCCGTCGTGCTGACCTCGAAGGATGGCCGGCTCGCGGCGCTGGCGGCGGCCGATCTGCACGGGGCCACATCGCGCGAGCTGCTGGTGCTGGAAGGCGGCACCGACGGCTGGATCGACGCCGGCCTCGGCTTCGAGACCGGCGTCGACCAGCTTCCGCTCGATCCTTCCGAGGCCTTGCCGCAACCGCTGACGCTGGACCAGCGGCGGGCCTATTTCGACAGCTACGTTGCCTGGGGCCATGTGATCGGCGAGGAACTCGCACAGGACGGGCTGGTGCAGTTCCCCCGGTTTTCTCCCTGA
- a CDS encoding LLM class flavin-dependent oxidoreductase, translating into MTDTRRQLTLNLFIYPGGHHEAAWRYLAAEPERALDITYYQDLARKAEAAKLDAVFFADGPALPDKIRFGPRVRPEPITWLTAIAVATSRIGLIGTASTSYYEPYNLVRLFASLDHISGGRAGWNIVTTSAENAAFNFGQPAQQPHAERYQRAAEFVDVVSKLWDSWEDDALVIDKAAGIYADETRIHDIEHIGPHFRVKGALTVPRSPQGRPVYVQAGSSPAGRSFAARYAEAIFTAHQTIDSARAFYADVKAQAAALGRDPDHIRILPGISPFIASTEAEARQLQQEIDDLIQPAYSISQLRDFTGIDLTGYDLDAPFPQHLIDQHTTRGHTSRTQLIFDLVRSEGLTIRQLIRRLAGARGHYVVAGTPEQIADIIEAWGTSGAADGFNVMPPWLTGGFDRFAEHVVPILRQRGLFREDYTSTTLRGHFGLPRPDSQFATALRKSA; encoded by the coding sequence ATGACCGACACGCGTCGCCAGCTTACGCTCAACCTGTTCATCTATCCGGGCGGGCATCACGAGGCCGCCTGGCGCTACCTCGCCGCCGAGCCCGAGCGCGCGCTCGACATCACCTACTACCAGGACCTCGCGCGCAAGGCGGAAGCGGCGAAGCTCGACGCCGTGTTCTTCGCCGACGGCCCGGCCCTGCCCGACAAGATCCGCTTCGGACCGCGCGTGCGGCCGGAACCGATCACCTGGCTCACCGCCATCGCCGTCGCCACCAGCCGCATCGGGCTGATCGGCACGGCGTCCACCAGCTACTACGAGCCCTACAACCTGGTCCGCCTGTTCGCCTCGCTGGACCACATCTCGGGCGGGCGCGCGGGGTGGAACATCGTCACCACCTCGGCGGAGAACGCCGCCTTCAATTTCGGCCAGCCGGCACAGCAGCCGCATGCCGAACGCTACCAGCGCGCCGCCGAGTTCGTCGACGTCGTCAGCAAGCTCTGGGATTCCTGGGAAGACGACGCGCTGGTGATCGACAAGGCGGCAGGCATCTATGCCGACGAGACGCGCATCCACGACATCGAGCACATCGGCCCGCATTTCCGCGTCAAGGGCGCGCTGACGGTGCCGCGCTCGCCGCAGGGGCGGCCGGTCTATGTGCAGGCAGGCTCCTCGCCCGCCGGCCGCTCCTTCGCCGCGCGCTATGCGGAGGCGATCTTCACCGCCCATCAGACCATCGACAGCGCCCGCGCCTTCTACGCCGACGTGAAGGCGCAGGCCGCGGCGCTCGGCCGTGATCCCGACCATATCCGCATCCTGCCCGGCATCAGCCCGTTCATCGCCAGCACCGAGGCGGAAGCCCGCCAGTTGCAGCAGGAGATCGACGACCTGATCCAGCCGGCCTACTCGATCAGCCAACTGCGCGACTTCACCGGCATCGACCTGACCGGCTACGACCTCGACGCCCCGTTCCCGCAACACCTGATCGACCAGCACACCACGCGCGGCCACACCAGCCGTACGCAGTTGATCTTCGACCTGGTGCGCAGCGAGGGGCTGACCATCCGCCAGCTCATCCGGCGCCTCGCCGGGGCGCGCGGGCACTATGTGGTGGCCGGCACGCCGGAGCAGATCGCCGACATCATCGAGGCCTGGGGCACCAGCGGCGCCGCCGACGGCTTCAACGTGATGCCGCCCTGGCTGACCGGCGGGTTCGATCGCTTCGCCGAGCACGTGGTGCCGATCCTGCGCCAGCGCGGCCTGTTCCGCGAGGACTACACCAGCACCACGCTGCGCGGCCATTTCGGCCTGCCGCGCCCGGACAGCCAGTTCGCCACGGCGTTGCGCAAGAGCGCCTGA
- a CDS encoding ABC transporter permease subunit, whose protein sequence is MSASVPAGPLRPTSPPGLTDAAAAVARPRRNVAGVVSQLAGWAVPVLLLVLWEAAARAGLLSPQVLPAPSRVAITAAKLLETGQLVHDLGISLARAAAGFAIGGSIGFLLGAAVGLSRLAELLFDRSIQMVRAIPFLALLPLVIVWFGVGEGAKIFLVSLGVMFPLYITTVLGIRQVDPKLVELGRVRGLGSLGRIRWIVLPGALPSILAGVRYALATAWLALVVGETIGADAGIGFMAMDAREFLRTDVIVLAILIYAGIGVLADAIARMLERRLLAWHPNYAGDDP, encoded by the coding sequence ATGTCGGCGAGCGTCCCTGCCGGTCCTCTCCGACCCACCTCACCACCGGGATTGACCGACGCGGCAGCCGCGGTGGCACGGCCGCGCCGGAACGTGGCGGGGGTGGTGAGCCAGCTCGCCGGCTGGGCCGTGCCGGTGCTGCTGCTGGTCCTGTGGGAAGCCGCCGCCCGCGCCGGACTGCTCTCGCCCCAGGTACTGCCGGCGCCAAGCCGCGTCGCGATCACCGCGGCGAAGCTGCTGGAAACCGGCCAACTGGTCCATGACCTTGGCATCAGCCTCGCCCGTGCCGCCGCGGGATTTGCCATCGGCGGCAGCATCGGCTTCCTGCTCGGCGCCGCGGTCGGGCTGTCGCGGCTCGCCGAATTGCTGTTCGACCGCAGCATCCAGATGGTGCGCGCCATTCCCTTCCTGGCGCTGCTGCCGCTGGTGATCGTCTGGTTCGGCGTCGGCGAGGGCGCCAAGATCTTCCTGGTCTCGCTCGGCGTGATGTTCCCGCTCTACATCACCACCGTGCTCGGCATCCGCCAGGTCGACCCCAAACTGGTGGAACTCGGCCGGGTCCGTGGCCTCGGCAGCCTCGGCCGCATTCGCTGGATCGTGCTGCCTGGCGCGCTTCCCTCCATCCTCGCCGGCGTACGCTATGCGCTGGCGACCGCGTGGCTTGCCCTGGTGGTCGGCGAGACCATCGGCGCGGATGCCGGCATCGGCTTCATGGCGATGGATGCGCGCGAATTCCTGCGCACCGACGTGATCGTGCTGGCGATCCTGATCTATGCCGGCATCGGCGTGCTGGCGGACGCCATCGCCCGGATGTTGGAACGGCGGCTGCTGGCCTGGCATCCCAACTACGCCGGGGATGATCCATGA
- a CDS encoding ABC transporter ATP-binding protein — translation MTAAPPAEAHAVEVTALRRAWGGRVVIDGLDLSIRRGEFVALLGESGCGKTTLLRAIAGLDPVANGRIALDTGARPAVVFQEPRLLPWASLWRNVALGLDRPDARARAQAALAEVGLGDRLDDWPRRLSGGQAQRVALARALVQQPTLMLLDEPFAALDALTRIRMHALVRELVARHRPGVLLVTHDVDEALALADRALVMRNGRIAAGHAITRATAALPPLRATLLAELGVGARADSSAET, via the coding sequence ATGACCGCCGCGCCACCGGCGGAAGCCCACGCCGTCGAGGTCACCGCCCTGCGCCGCGCCTGGGGCGGGCGGGTGGTGATCGACGGACTCGACCTGTCCATCCGCCGCGGCGAGTTCGTCGCGCTACTGGGCGAAAGCGGTTGCGGCAAGACGACGCTGCTGCGCGCGATCGCCGGACTCGATCCGGTCGCGAACGGCCGCATCGCCCTGGACACCGGCGCGCGCCCGGCCGTGGTGTTCCAGGAGCCGCGCCTGCTGCCCTGGGCGTCGCTGTGGCGCAACGTCGCCCTCGGGCTCGACCGGCCGGACGCCCGCGCCCGCGCGCAGGCGGCGCTGGCCGAGGTGGGCCTGGGCGACCGCCTGGATGACTGGCCGCGCCGGCTCTCGGGCGGCCAGGCGCAACGGGTGGCCCTGGCCCGCGCGCTGGTGCAGCAGCCGACGCTGATGCTGCTGGACGAACCCTTCGCGGCCCTCGACGCCCTCACCCGCATCCGCATGCACGCGCTGGTGCGCGAGCTGGTGGCACGCCACCGCCCCGGCGTGTTGCTGGTGACGCATGACGTCGACGAGGCGCTGGCGCTCGCCGACCGCGCGCTGGTGATGCGCAACGGACGCATCGCCGCCGGGCACGCGATCACCCGCGCCACGGCGGCCCTGCCTCCCCTGCGCGCCACCCTGCTGGCCGAACTCGGCGTCGGCGCACGCGCAGACAGCTCCGCCGAAACCTGA